In Shewanella sp. VB17, a single genomic region encodes these proteins:
- the aceF gene encoding pyruvate dehydrogenase complex dihydrolipoyllysine-residue acetyltransferase, with product MTIEINVPDIGADEVEVTELLVSVGDKVEQEQSLISVEGDKAAMEVPASKAGIVKEMKVAVGDKVSTGSLIMIFESDVTSVTAPSAESVAVAAPVVAVSAELKEVHVPDIGDDEVEVTEILISLGDSVSEEQSLMSVEGDKASMEVPAPFAGTLKEIKVAVGDKVSTGSLVMVFEVAGSSSAAAPVVVPVAAQALSTAVSVQDVNVPDIGGDEVEVTEIMVNVGDTVTQEQSLISVEGDKASMEVPAPFAGKVTEIKISIGDKVATGSLIMTFETAGSVLIAAPVAIPAQAPQIATAPAVNNAASAKEDFVANTAYAHASPVIRRLARELGVNLANVKGTGRKHRIVKEDVHNYVKAAVKVVESGNASKGGKSELDLLPWPKIDFSKFGEIESKPLSRIQKISGANLHRNWVKIPHVTQWDNADITELEVFRKAQNTAEAKKDSGMKITPLVFIMKAVAKALEAFPTFNSSLSEDGASLIMKKYVNVGIAVDTPNGLVVPVFKDVNKKGIHELSDELKVVSQKARGGKLTSADMQGGCFTISSLGGIGGTAFTPIVNAPEVGILGVSKSEMKPVWNGKEFEARLMLPLSLSYDHRVVDGAEGARFITYLNSCLSDIRTLVL from the coding sequence ATGACAATCGAAATTAATGTACCAGATATCGGTGCGGATGAGGTTGAAGTCACAGAGCTCCTTGTTAGCGTTGGTGACAAGGTTGAGCAAGAACAGTCTTTGATCTCTGTTGAAGGAGATAAAGCAGCGATGGAAGTGCCAGCATCGAAAGCTGGCATAGTGAAAGAAATGAAAGTGGCAGTGGGTGATAAGGTCTCGACCGGTTCATTGATTATGATTTTTGAATCAGATGTGACTTCGGTAACAGCGCCTTCTGCAGAGTCCGTTGCAGTAGCGGCTCCTGTTGTGGCAGTATCTGCTGAGCTGAAAGAAGTTCATGTCCCTGATATTGGTGACGATGAAGTTGAAGTGACCGAAATCTTAATTAGCTTAGGTGACAGTGTTTCTGAAGAACAGTCGCTAATGAGTGTTGAAGGTGACAAAGCGTCAATGGAAGTACCGGCTCCGTTTGCGGGGACACTGAAAGAAATTAAGGTTGCCGTAGGTGATAAAGTCTCTACAGGCAGTTTGGTTATGGTTTTTGAAGTGGCTGGCTCTTCATCAGCTGCAGCTCCAGTGGTTGTCCCTGTCGCGGCTCAGGCTTTATCAACTGCGGTATCGGTACAAGATGTCAATGTACCTGATATTGGTGGTGATGAAGTTGAAGTCACTGAAATAATGGTTAATGTTGGTGATACGGTCACGCAAGAGCAATCTCTGATCAGTGTTGAAGGTGATAAAGCTTCTATGGAAGTGCCAGCGCCTTTTGCCGGCAAAGTAACCGAAATTAAAATTAGCATAGGCGATAAGGTTGCGACAGGATCGTTAATCATGACGTTTGAAACTGCTGGTTCAGTTTTGATTGCGGCTCCCGTAGCAATACCTGCTCAAGCACCTCAAATAGCCACAGCTCCTGCTGTTAATAATGCAGCATCAGCGAAAGAAGATTTTGTGGCTAACACAGCTTATGCTCATGCATCGCCTGTGATCCGTCGTCTTGCTCGTGAGCTTGGGGTCAATTTAGCGAACGTAAAAGGGACTGGCCGTAAACATCGCATCGTTAAAGAAGATGTTCATAACTATGTTAAAGCGGCAGTAAAAGTTGTTGAGTCAGGCAATGCTAGTAAAGGTGGTAAGAGTGAATTAGATTTGCTGCCATGGCCAAAAATTGATTTCAGCAAGTTCGGTGAAATTGAAAGTAAGCCGCTCTCGCGCATTCAAAAAATATCGGGTGCAAACCTGCATCGAAATTGGGTGAAAATCCCCCATGTGACTCAGTGGGATAATGCTGATATCACCGAGCTTGAAGTATTCCGTAAAGCACAAAATACTGCGGAAGCGAAAAAAGACTCAGGTATGAAGATCACGCCATTGGTGTTCATTATGAAAGCGGTCGCTAAAGCGCTTGAAGCATTTCCCACATTTAACTCATCTCTTTCTGAAGACGGCGCGAGCTTAATCATGAAAAAGTATGTGAATGTTGGGATTGCAGTTGATACGCCTAATGGTTTAGTGGTTCCTGTTTTCAAAGACGTGAACAAAAAAGGCATTCATGAACTGTCCGATGAACTTAAAGTTGTGTCTCAAAAGGCCCGTGGTGGTAAATTGACCTCTGCTGATATGCAGGGGGGCTGTTTTACTATTTCAAGCTTAGGAGGAATTGGTGGTACAGCATTTACGCCGATTGTAAATGCGCCAGAAGTTGGTATTTTAGGTGTGTCTAAATCTGAAATGAAGCCTGTTTGGAATGGTAAAGAGTTTGAAGCACGTTT
- the aceE gene encoding pyruvate dehydrogenase (acetyl-transferring), homodimeric type has product MSEHMLQDVDSLETNEWLSALESVVREEGVERAQYILEQVLDKARLDGVDMATGITTNYINTIPTNQEPAYPGNTTLERRIRSVIRWNAIMIVLRASKKDLDLGGHMASFQSAASFYEVCFNHFFRAPNDVDGGDLVYYQGHISPGIYSRAFVEGRLTEEQLDNFRQEVDGKGLPSYPHPKLMPEFWQFPTVSMGLGPMSAIYQARFLKYLDGRGLKNTSAQRVYAFLGDGEMDEPESRGGISFASREKLDNLCFVINCNLQRLDGPVMGNGSIIQELEGLFRGAGWNVVKVIWGNNWDSLLAKDTTGKLLQLMNETVDGDYQTFKSKDGAYVREHFFGKYPETAALVSDMTDVEIFALKRGGHDSSKLFAAFKNAQDTKGKPTVILAKTVKGYGMGEAAEGKNIAHGVKKMDMTHVIQLRNRLGLEDLLTDEKVSKLPYLTLEKGSAEYEYLHARREALHGYTPQRLPKFTEALVLPEVDDFQTLLIEQKREISTTMAFVRSLNILLKNKGIGKNIVPIIADEARTFGMEGLFRQIGIYNPDGQEYTPEDRGVVSYYKEATSGQVLQEGINELGAMSSWVAAATSYSTNDLPMIPFYIYYSMFGFQRVGDMAWMAGDQQARGFLLGATAGRTTLNGEGLQHEDGHSHIQANTVPNCISYDPTFAYELAIIMQDGIRRMYGETQENVFYYLTLMNENYAMPAMPAGVEEGIRKGIYKLESHKGSNKVQLMSSGTIMNEVRKAAQVLSADYGVASDVYSVTSFNELTREGQDVERFNMLHPEAEPKQAYITQVMGSEPAIAATDYMKNYAEQVRAFMPSETFKVLGTDGFGRSDSRENLRRHFEVNAGYVVVAALSELAKRGDIEKSVVAQAIAKFNIDTDKTNPLYA; this is encoded by the coding sequence GGTGTTGATATGGCGACTGGTATCACCACGAACTACATCAATACCATTCCTACAAATCAAGAACCTGCTTACCCTGGTAACACGACGCTGGAGCGTCGTATTCGTTCTGTCATTCGTTGGAATGCGATAATGATTGTGTTACGTGCGTCTAAAAAAGATTTAGACCTCGGTGGCCACATGGCTTCATTCCAATCTGCGGCTTCATTTTATGAAGTATGTTTCAATCATTTTTTTCGTGCTCCAAACGACGTGGATGGTGGTGATCTTGTTTATTATCAAGGTCATATTTCCCCTGGCATTTATTCTCGTGCATTTGTTGAAGGTCGGCTAACAGAAGAGCAGTTAGACAATTTCCGTCAAGAGGTTGATGGTAAAGGGCTTCCTTCATACCCTCATCCAAAGCTAATGCCTGAATTTTGGCAATTTCCAACGGTCTCTATGGGTCTTGGCCCTATGTCAGCGATTTATCAGGCTCGTTTTCTTAAGTACTTAGATGGCCGCGGCTTAAAAAATACATCGGCACAGCGTGTTTATGCTTTTCTTGGTGATGGTGAAATGGATGAGCCTGAATCTCGTGGTGGTATCTCTTTCGCTTCTCGTGAAAAACTAGATAACTTATGTTTTGTGATTAACTGCAACCTACAGCGCCTTGATGGTCCTGTAATGGGTAACGGTAGCATCATTCAAGAGCTTGAAGGTTTGTTTAGAGGTGCTGGTTGGAATGTGGTTAAAGTGATCTGGGGTAACAACTGGGATTCGCTATTAGCTAAAGACACAACGGGTAAGCTATTGCAGTTGATGAATGAAACTGTCGATGGTGATTATCAGACATTTAAATCAAAAGATGGTGCCTATGTGCGTGAGCACTTTTTTGGTAAATATCCAGAAACGGCTGCGTTAGTCTCTGATATGACCGATGTTGAAATTTTTGCACTAAAACGTGGTGGCCATGATTCATCTAAGTTATTTGCTGCATTTAAAAATGCACAAGATACTAAAGGTAAACCGACGGTTATTCTTGCTAAAACCGTAAAAGGTTACGGCATGGGCGAAGCGGCAGAAGGTAAAAACATTGCCCATGGCGTGAAGAAAATGGATATGACTCATGTTATCCAGTTACGTAACCGTCTCGGTCTTGAAGACTTGCTAACAGACGAAAAAGTATCAAAACTTCCTTATCTTACGTTGGAAAAGGGCTCCGCAGAGTATGAATATTTACATGCACGTCGCGAGGCGTTACATGGTTATACACCCCAGCGTCTCCCTAAATTTACTGAAGCATTAGTTCTACCTGAAGTGGATGATTTTCAAACCTTGCTTATTGAGCAAAAGCGTGAAATTTCAACCACAATGGCATTTGTTCGTTCATTAAATATCTTGTTAAAAAATAAAGGTATTGGTAAAAATATCGTGCCTATCATTGCTGATGAAGCACGAACGTTCGGCATGGAAGGACTATTTCGTCAAATCGGAATTTATAATCCAGATGGCCAGGAATACACTCCTGAAGATCGTGGCGTTGTGTCTTACTACAAAGAGGCGACGTCTGGGCAAGTATTGCAAGAAGGTATTAACGAGCTTGGTGCTATGTCGTCATGGGTTGCCGCTGCAACATCATACAGCACTAACGATTTACCGATGATCCCATTTTATATTTACTACTCAATGTTTGGCTTTCAACGTGTGGGTGACATGGCATGGATGGCGGGTGATCAACAAGCTCGTGGTTTTCTATTAGGCGCGACTGCTGGCCGTACGACACTCAATGGTGAAGGCTTACAGCATGAAGATGGTCATTCCCATATTCAAGCGAATACAGTGCCTAACTGCATTTCTTATGATCCTACATTTGCTTACGAGTTAGCCATCATCATGCAAGATGGTATTCGTCGTATGTATGGTGAGACTCAAGAAAACGTGTTTTATTATCTTACTCTAATGAATGAAAATTACGCAATGCCAGCAATGCCAGCAGGCGTTGAAGAAGGGATCCGCAAAGGTATTTATAAACTAGAGTCACATAAAGGCAGTAATAAAGTTCAATTAATGAGCTCTGGTACTATCATGAATGAAGTGCGTAAAGCCGCTCAAGTGCTCAGTGCAGATTACGGTGTTGCTTCAGATGTATATTCAGTGACTTCTTTTAACGAGTTAACTCGTGAAGGGCAGGACGTAGAGCGTTTTAATATGCTTCACCCTGAGGCTGAGCCAAAGCAAGCTTATATCACTCAAGTGATGGGAAGTGAGCCTGCGATTGCGGCGACAGATTACATGAAGAATTATGCTGAACAAGTGCGTGCATTTATGCCTTCAGAAACATTCAAAGTGTTAGGTACAGATGGCTTCGGTCGTTCTGACAGCCGTGAAAATCTACGTCGTCATTTTGAAGTGAATGCTGGTTACGTTGTGGTAGCAGCATTGAGTGAGCTCGCAAAACGTGGTGATATTGAAAAGTCAGTCGTTGCACAAGCCATTGCTAAATTTAACATCGACACTGACAAGACAAACCCGCTATACGCGTAA